In Tachysurus fulvidraco isolate hzauxx_2018 chromosome 3, HZAU_PFXX_2.0, whole genome shotgun sequence, a single window of DNA contains:
- the abcd4 gene encoding ATP-binding cassette sub-family D member 4: MPSSENTGHNKRPRLDWRFLKKFCRILRVLFPRWCSQNVVMYGTLLMVTLLVQLVIYQVGLIPSQFYGVLSEKNYYKFKELVAFSILLIVLNVALKSLEQYISNLLYLGWRKCLTQKLHGDYFTGQVYYTLNVLQEDIDNPDQRMTQDAERLCKQLSSMASRLVISPFTISYYSYQCFKITGWIGFVSILGFFLVGTVANKLLIGPIVSTLVEQEKLEGNFRFKHMQIRVNAESAAFYRAGTVEHVRTDHRLQSLLRTQRKLIDREFLLLIAVNTFDYMGSILSYIIIAIPIFAGVYDGLTPGEISALVSKNAFVCIYLINCFTQLIDLSTTVSDVAGYTHRIGELQEVMQDINGKHCDDWGSAEMADSDRETSPASSDAAVILNKLSFTSPVSEGLLVKNLCLRVYEGTHLLVVGNTGTGKTSLLRVLNLLWKPSNGSVQTNVCFGPRGLMFLPQKPFLTDGTLREQVIFPLADRYPVTDPVDTERILRCLELAGMSYLLKRTGGLDGRVDWNWYDVLSPGEMQRLCFARLFYLQPKYAVLDEATSALTEEAEEQMYTACKQLGMTLISLGHRSSLKKYHDEMLRLCGGGHWDHSKLDSR; encoded by the exons ATGCCGAGCTCAGAGAACACCGGTCATAATAAAAG GCCGAGGCTGGACTGGAGGTTCCTCAAGAAGTTCTGCAGGATTTTACGAGTACTTTTCCCACGCTGGTGCAGTCAGAATGTTGTCATGTACGGGACGCTGCTCATGGTCACTCTATTAG TTCAGCTGGTGATTTATCAGGTGGGTCTGATCCCGAGTCAGTTCTATGGCGTTTTGTCTGAGAAGAACTACTACAAATTCAAGGAGCTGGTGGCATTTTCCATCCTGCTCATCGTCCTTAACGTTGCA CTCAAGAGTCTGGAGCAGTACATCAGCAATCTCCTGTACCTCGGCTGGAGGAAATGTTTAACGCAGAAGCTCCATGGAGATTACTTCACCGGACAGGTCTACTACACCCTCAACGTGCTCCAGGAGGACATCGATAACCC agaCCAGAGGATGACTCAGGATGCAGAGAGGTTGTGTAAGCAGTTGAGCAGTATGGCCAGTCGACTGGTCATTTCCCCGTTTACCATCTCCTACTATTCCTACCAGTGCTTTAAAAT caCTGGATGGATCGGATTTGTCAGCATCCTCGGCTTCTTCTTGGTCGGCACTGTTGCCAACAAGCTCCTGATCGGCCCGATCGTGTCCACGCTGGTCGAACAGGAAAAGCTGGAAGGAAACTTCAG ATTCAAGCACATGCAGATCAGAGTTAATGCCGAATCAGCAGCTTTCTACAG AGCAGGGACGGTGGAACACGTGCGGACGGACCACAGGCTTCAGAGTCTCTTGCGCACACAGAGGAAGCTGATCGACCGGGAGTTCCTGCTCCTTA TTGCCGTAAACACGTTCGACTACATGGGAAGCATTCTCAGCTACATCATCATCGCCATACCCATCTTTGCGGGCGTGTACGACGGTTTGACCCCGGGGGAGATCAGCGCTCTCGTCAGCAAG AATGCCTTCGTGTGCATATACCTGATTAATTGTTTCACGCAGCTCATAGATCTTTCAACCACAGTCTCGGATGTCGCAGGTTACACCCACAG GATTGGAGAACTCCAGGAAGTTATGCAGGACATCAACGGGAAGCATTGTGATGACTGGGGTTCAGCAGAGATGGCCGACAG CGACAGAGAAACCTCACCAGCTTCCAGCGACGCAGCCGTCATCCTGAACAAGCTTTCTTTTACGTCTCCGGTCTCTGAGGGTCTGCTGGTGAAGAATTTGTGTCTGAGGGTCTACGAGGGGACGCACCTGCTAGTGGTTGGAAACACAGGCACTGGGAAAACGTCTCTCCTCAGGGTCCTCAACCTTCTGTGGAAACCTTCTAATG GTTCTGTTCAGACGAACGTCTGTTTCGGGCCGAGAGGACTCATGTTCTTGCCCCAGAAACCCTTCCTGACCGACGGCACGCTTCGAGAACAG GTCATTTTCCCTTTAGCCGACCGCTATCCAGTCACAG ATCCTGTAGACACTGAGAGAATTTTGCGGTGTCTGGAACTGGCCGGGATG TCCTACCTTTTGAAGAGGACCGGCGGCCTGGACGGGAGAGTGGACTGGAACTG GTATGACGTTCTTTCACCAGGTGAGATGCAGAGACTGTGCTTCGCGAGGCTGTTCTACCTGCAACCGAAATACGCAG TGCTGGACGAAGCCACCAGTGCTTTGACCGAAGAAGCAGAGGAACAGATGTACACAGCTTGTAAACAGCTGGGCATGACTCTGATTAGCCTGGGTCACCGCAGCAGCCTGAAGAAG TATCATGATGAAATGCTGAGGCTGTGTGGAGGCGGTCATTGGGATCACAGTAAATTGGATTCGAGGTGA